Proteins co-encoded in one Sulfuricystis thermophila genomic window:
- a CDS encoding cytochrome-c peroxidase: MEMKDRAIRRHCSRMRVSELGRTLLALFAVTLVCNLALAGALAPIPPLGLPALPVPADNPLTEEKVDLGRRLFMDRRLSHNNTMSCAMCHVPEQGFTSNELGTAIGAEGRSLRRNAPSLYNVAYQKTLFHDGRELHLEAQVWGPLLNRTEMAMPSVGYVVEKVRRLPEYGSLFQRAFGGPATAERIGQALAAYQRTLLSANSRFDQWYYSGDKTALNVQEQQGFMIFVGKGRCATCHLVGEKAALFTDNKFHNTGVGWERSMYPERASYKVQLAPGVTVDVKGELLQSFEPPQPDVGRYEVTLNPKDRWAYKTPSLRNVALTAPYMHDGSFATLEAVVELYDKGGIDNEYKSPLLAPLHLSPGEKADLVAFLKTLTGNNIDALAQDARAAPVNLPLLQKDPADDFLDQAQQHP; the protein is encoded by the coding sequence ATGGAGATGAAAGACAGAGCCATACGAAGGCACTGCAGCAGGATGAGAGTGTCAGAGCTTGGCAGAACGCTTTTGGCACTGTTCGCCGTTACCCTGGTTTGCAATCTGGCGCTGGCGGGCGCTTTGGCACCGATCCCACCGTTGGGCCTGCCGGCCTTGCCGGTTCCCGCCGACAATCCTCTCACCGAAGAGAAAGTCGATCTCGGTCGGCGGTTGTTTATGGATCGTCGCCTTTCCCACAACAACACCATGTCCTGCGCCATGTGTCATGTGCCGGAGCAGGGATTTACCTCAAACGAACTTGGTACGGCGATTGGCGCCGAGGGCCGGAGTTTGCGCCGCAATGCGCCCAGCCTGTACAACGTGGCGTACCAGAAAACGCTGTTCCACGACGGTCGCGAGCTTCATCTGGAAGCGCAGGTATGGGGTCCTCTTTTGAACAGGACGGAAATGGCCATGCCGTCGGTTGGCTATGTGGTGGAAAAGGTCCGTCGCCTGCCCGAGTATGGCAGCCTATTTCAGCGGGCGTTTGGTGGCCCGGCTACCGCAGAACGGATCGGGCAGGCACTGGCAGCCTATCAACGTACCTTGCTGTCGGCTAACTCACGCTTTGATCAATGGTATTACAGCGGCGACAAGACAGCGTTGAATGTTCAGGAACAGCAAGGTTTTATGATTTTCGTGGGCAAGGGGCGCTGTGCCACATGTCACCTAGTCGGGGAGAAGGCGGCGCTCTTTACCGATAACAAGTTCCACAATACAGGGGTCGGATGGGAGCGCAGCATGTACCCCGAGCGTGCAAGTTACAAGGTGCAGCTCGCTCCAGGGGTCACCGTTGATGTCAAGGGGGAGCTGTTGCAGTCCTTCGAACCGCCCCAGCCGGACGTCGGGCGCTATGAGGTGACTCTCAACCCCAAGGATCGTTGGGCCTATAAGACACCCTCGCTACGCAATGTCGCCCTGACCGCTCCTTACATGCACGATGGTTCGTTTGCCACACTGGAGGCCGTTGTCGAGTTATACGACAAAGGTGGCATCGACAACGAATACAAGTCGCCCCTTTTGGCCCCACTGCATCTCAGCCCGGGGGAAAAAGCCGACCTTGTGGCTTTTCTCAAGACGTTGACTGGTAACAACATCGATGCATTGGCGCAGGACGCCCGGGCAGCGCCTGTGAACTTGCCATTGCTGCAGAAGGATCCTGCAGACGACTTCCTCGATCAGGCTCAGCAGCATCCTTGA
- a CDS encoding sigma-54-dependent Fis family transcriptional regulator codes for MERGQVLEHVHLVNAVVSSQGPLEMATMAPVIVRSWRRCYNDFGLDPADHQQPPVVNGTELHARQEQLKGLRDIAQGEMVSLYQQLAGSGFSVLLTDADGVILDLLGDPSFTDSAADCGMMEGAVWSERHQGTNGMGTCAIERRPVSVHHNEHYLFRNIGLTCSAAPIFAHDGSLLAVLDASSYSHLGQQHTLVLVNMSAQMIENRFFLYQFGDQFALRFHSRPEFIWTLWEGLLALAEDGQIIAANRSALFQLGLKESRDVVGRNVEELFDVSVNTLFGKRGQAWLSPLPLYEAGKGKRFFGLLRLPERRLTSTPVFVRRFSAPEGDTSGRYGIELYQMEFGDPTMQYNIRCARRIVGKDIPVLLTGETGTGKEWFALAIHAEGLGPEKPFVAVNCAAIPESLIESELFGYKAGAFTGAVRDGRRGKIVQANGGTLFLDEIGDMPLPLQARLLRVLETREVVPLGGETPLRVDIKVISATHRNLRELVAEGRFREDLYYRLAGLMLNLPPLRQRQDKQALIWHLLRMECRDREPVQLSEAALRCLEAYSWPGNIRQLRNVLRTCLALCDGKVIDVADLPIEIRGEQRLTKKGSSAGNLQEADMTALEQAERDAILDQLERCRWNVTVAARSLGISRNTLYRKMRQLGIQGRTET; via the coding sequence ATGGAACGGGGACAGGTCTTGGAGCATGTTCATCTGGTAAACGCGGTTGTCAGCTCGCAGGGTCCGTTGGAAATGGCGACAATGGCCCCGGTCATCGTTCGCTCTTGGAGGCGTTGTTACAACGATTTTGGTCTGGATCCGGCCGACCATCAGCAACCTCCAGTCGTTAACGGAACTGAGCTTCACGCCCGGCAGGAGCAGTTGAAGGGCCTGCGCGACATCGCGCAGGGTGAGATGGTCAGCCTATATCAGCAGTTGGCCGGCTCTGGCTTCTCTGTGCTCTTGACCGACGCGGATGGCGTGATTCTCGACCTACTGGGGGATCCATCGTTCACCGACAGCGCCGCCGACTGCGGCATGATGGAAGGAGCCGTCTGGAGCGAGCGTCATCAGGGTACAAACGGTATGGGTACCTGCGCCATTGAGCGGCGTCCTGTCTCGGTGCACCACAACGAGCACTATCTGTTCCGAAACATCGGCCTGACTTGCTCCGCGGCTCCCATCTTCGCCCACGATGGAAGCCTGTTGGCGGTCTTGGATGCGTCGAGTTATTCGCATTTGGGACAGCAGCATACTCTCGTGCTGGTCAACATGTCGGCGCAGATGATCGAAAACAGATTTTTCCTGTATCAGTTTGGCGACCAATTCGCGCTGCGCTTTCACAGCCGGCCCGAGTTCATTTGGACATTATGGGAGGGACTGCTGGCTTTGGCGGAAGACGGCCAGATTATTGCTGCAAATCGCAGCGCCCTTTTTCAATTGGGGCTCAAGGAGTCCCGCGACGTCGTGGGCCGGAATGTCGAGGAGTTGTTCGACGTCAGCGTAAACACGCTCTTTGGGAAAAGGGGCCAGGCGTGGCTTAGTCCGTTGCCCCTGTATGAAGCAGGCAAAGGCAAGCGTTTCTTTGGATTGCTCAGGCTGCCCGAACGCCGGCTCACTTCTACACCGGTATTCGTCAGGCGGTTTTCGGCGCCGGAAGGGGATACGAGCGGGCGGTATGGGATCGAGCTTTACCAAATGGAATTCGGGGATCCGACCATGCAATACAACATACGCTGCGCACGCCGCATAGTGGGGAAAGATATCCCCGTTCTGCTGACGGGTGAGACGGGTACTGGGAAAGAGTGGTTCGCGCTGGCAATCCATGCCGAAGGACTCGGCCCGGAGAAGCCCTTTGTCGCGGTGAACTGCGCGGCGATTCCGGAATCGCTGATCGAAAGCGAGCTGTTCGGCTATAAAGCGGGTGCGTTTACCGGAGCCGTGCGCGACGGGCGTCGGGGCAAAATCGTCCAGGCCAATGGCGGCACGCTATTTTTGGACGAAATTGGTGACATGCCACTGCCGCTGCAAGCCCGCCTCCTGCGGGTGCTCGAGACGCGGGAGGTAGTTCCTCTTGGCGGGGAGACCCCTCTCCGTGTGGATATCAAGGTCATCAGCGCAACCCATCGAAATCTCAGGGAGTTGGTTGCAGAGGGCAGATTTCGGGAGGATCTCTATTACCGTCTCGCCGGCTTGATGCTAAATTTGCCTCCGTTGCGTCAGCGCCAGGACAAGCAAGCCCTGATTTGGCATCTGCTGCGCATGGAATGCCGCGACCGTGAACCGGTGCAGTTGAGCGAGGCTGCGCTGCGTTGCCTGGAGGCTTATTCCTGGCCTGGCAACATTCGGCAGTTGCGCAATGTCCTGCGTACATGTCTAGCATTGTGTGACGGCAAAGTCATCGACGTTGCCGATCTGCCGATCGAGATCCGGGGTGAACAACGATTGACCAAAAAAGGGTCTTCTGCGGGAAACCTCCAAGAGGCTGATATGACTGCCCTGGAACAGGCGGAGAGGGATGCCATTCTTGACCAGCTGGAGCGTTGTCGCTGGAACGTTACCGTCGCTGCGCGCAGTTTGGGCATCAGCCGCAACACGCTTTACCGCAAGATGAGACAACTGGGTATCCAGGGGCGCACGGAGACGTGA
- a CDS encoding SCO family protein, whose amino-acid sequence MKYRQAILTALLLCVLLPAWAGIPGGDFLLHTPDGRPVSLTSLRGRVVLLYFGFTACPVMCPTELLTFQRLLASMPADKRHRVQPVFVSVDPRRDTPEALESYVANFGNGILALTGNEDELRRIAQRYGAYFRYVDTGSDYTVDHTVNTYVIDPNGRLVRILPYGTPLHELQDTVLRLLP is encoded by the coding sequence ATGAAATATCGACAGGCAATTCTGACTGCGCTGTTGCTTTGTGTCCTTCTTCCCGCGTGGGCGGGCATTCCGGGTGGCGATTTCTTGTTGCACACCCCGGATGGAAGACCCGTTAGTCTGACCTCCTTGCGCGGTCGCGTTGTCCTTTTGTACTTTGGTTTTACCGCCTGTCCCGTTATGTGCCCTACAGAATTGCTAACCTTCCAGCGCCTCCTCGCCAGCATGCCAGCCGACAAACGCCATCGCGTACAACCCGTATTCGTCAGTGTAGATCCCAGACGAGACACGCCAGAAGCCCTAGAGTCTTATGTTGCCAACTTCGGAAATGGGATTTTGGCTTTGACTGGAAACGAAGACGAACTTCGCCGGATTGCGCAGCGGTACGGAGCATATTTTCGCTATGTGGATACGGGCTCCGATTACACTGTGGATCATACGGTGAACACTTACGTGATCGATCCCAACGGCCGCTTGGTGCGCATATTGCCCTATGGCACGCCGTTACATGAGCTGCAAGACACCGTGCTACGCCTGCTGCCCTAG
- a CDS encoding IS5 family transposase (programmed frameshift): protein MDRTMLRDDQWARIEQLLPGKKGDPGRTAKDNRRFVEAVLWIMRTGSPWRDLPKELGHWHRTYVRFARWREKGVWERVATALQGDADMEHLFIDSTIVRAHQHSAGAQKKAGQQEIGRSRGGLTTKLHVAVDALGNPLRVILSAGQVADIEQAAALIQDQPAEFIVADKGYDSDAFVESITTQGSQAVIPPRSNRLNPRSFDRHIYKSCNLIERFFCRIKQFRRIATRYDKLAASFLSFIHLACTIVWLA, encoded by the exons ATGGACCGGACGATGTTACGAGATGACCAGTGGGCACGCATTGAACAGCTCTTGCCAGGCAAGAAAGGCGATCCCGGCCGTACCGCGAAAGACAACCGACGCTTCGTCGAAGCCGTTCTCTGGATCATGCGTACGGGCAGTCCGTGGCGTGACCTGCCGAAAGAGCTGGGCCATTGGCATCGGACCTATGTGCGCTTCGCGCGCTGGCGTGAGAAAGGTGTCTGGGAACGTGTGGCAACCGCACTGCAAGGCGATGCTGACATGGAGCATCTGTTCATCGACTCGACCATCGTGCGCGCCCACCAGCATTCCGCCGGCGCCCAAA AAAAAGCCGGCCAACAGGAGATCGGCCGCTCGCGGGGCGGACTGACGACGAAACTGCATGTCGCCGTGGATGCCTTGGGCAATCCACTGCGGGTCATTCTCTCGGCCGGGCAGGTCGCCGACATCGAGCAGGCGGCAGCGCTGATTCAGGATCAGCCGGCCGAGTTCATCGTCGCCGACAAGGGCTACGATTCGGATGCCTTCGTCGAATCGATTACGACGCAAGGCAGCCAGGCGGTCATTCCACCGCGCTCGAACCGACTCAACCCCCGCTCGTTCGACCGGCATATCTACAAGAGCTGCAATCTGATCGAGCGCTTCTTCTGCCGAATCAAGCAATTCAGACGCATCGCCACGCGCTACGACAAACTCGCAGCATCCTTCTTGTCGTTCATTCATCTGGCCTGCACTATCGTCTGGTTGGCTTGA
- a CDS encoding integrase, with translation MASIVARKNAVGEVTGWQVKVRRRGHAPVSRTFVRRADAERYARQVEAEMDRGVFVPTEEAEAVTLGEALDRYLREVSIKKKGHAQEASRIRLWKEYPLSKRSLATIRATDIAKYRDERLEAGASAATVRLDLAVISHLYTIAAKEWGLPVRNPVASVRLPQANNARNRRLDADEEARLMASLAQSRNPYILAFVQLALETAMRRGELLALQWENVDLKRRVAHLPATKNGEARTVPLSSRAVAILQDLPRSIDGRVFATTSVALKFAWISACKRAGIDDLHFHDLRHEATSRLAEKLPNVVELSAVTGHKDLRMLKRYYHPRAEDLARKIG, from the coding sequence ATGGCAAGCATCGTTGCGAGAAAAAACGCCGTCGGAGAGGTCACCGGCTGGCAAGTAAAGGTTCGGCGGCGGGGTCATGCGCCGGTATCTCGAACATTCGTTCGGCGTGCCGATGCCGAGCGTTACGCGCGTCAAGTCGAGGCGGAAATGGATCGCGGCGTATTCGTGCCGACCGAGGAAGCCGAAGCCGTTACGCTGGGTGAGGCCCTGGATCGTTATCTGCGGGAAGTCTCGATCAAGAAAAAGGGACACGCCCAGGAAGCAAGCCGGATCCGCCTATGGAAAGAGTATCCACTGTCCAAGCGATCGTTGGCAACGATACGCGCGACTGACATTGCCAAGTATCGGGACGAACGGTTAGAAGCTGGCGCGTCTGCCGCGACGGTGCGCCTCGATCTCGCGGTAATCTCGCATCTCTATACGATTGCCGCAAAAGAATGGGGCCTGCCGGTGCGCAATCCGGTTGCGTCGGTGCGTCTGCCCCAGGCGAACAATGCGCGCAATCGCCGGCTCGATGCCGACGAAGAGGCGCGATTGATGGCATCGCTTGCGCAAAGCCGCAACCCTTACATCCTGGCATTTGTGCAGCTAGCCTTGGAAACCGCCATGCGGCGCGGAGAACTCCTGGCGCTGCAATGGGAGAACGTCGATCTCAAGCGCCGAGTTGCCCATTTACCGGCGACCAAAAACGGCGAAGCCCGGACGGTGCCGCTATCCAGCCGCGCCGTTGCGATCCTGCAAGACCTGCCGCGTAGCATCGATGGTCGAGTATTCGCGACTACGTCAGTCGCACTCAAATTTGCCTGGATCAGCGCATGCAAGCGCGCCGGTATCGATGATCTGCATTTCCACGACCTACGCCACGAAGCCACCAGTCGACTAGCCGAGAAGCTGCCCAACGTCGTCGAACTCTCGGCGGTTACCGGACACAAAGACTTGCGCATGCTCAAGCGGTATTACCATCCGCGCGCCGAAGACCTGGCGCGGAAGATCGGCTGA
- a CDS encoding M20 aminoacylase family protein, with protein MNLDFLPELSARIATLRRDLHAHPELAFQESRTASVVAEHLKKLGLEVFEGIAKTGVVARLKLGKGDRAIGLRADMDALPLPELNTFPHRSRHEGRMHACGHDGHTAMLLGAAEALVRLHEVGRLNGSGSVYFIFQPAEEHEGGGRVMVEEGLFERFPMQMVFGLHNWPGLPAGSIAVIEGPVMAGADRFEIVISARGAHAAMPHQGSDAILAGAELVQAVQSLVSRSVDPLEAAVVSVTRFQAGHADNILPEQAVLGGTVRCFRPELQDTLEAGLERICSGIEAMHRVRIELKYERGYPPTINAPEPSFLCREVARQVVGGEQVLTHLKPSMGAEDFAYLSRVVPGCYVWLGNGPGEGGCMLHSPHYDFNDEIIATGIRYWVRLVEKALAP; from the coding sequence ATGAATCTCGATTTTCTGCCCGAATTGTCCGCCCGCATCGCCACGTTGCGGCGCGATCTGCATGCCCATCCCGAGCTCGCCTTCCAGGAGTCGCGCACCGCGTCCGTGGTTGCCGAGCATCTGAAAAAACTCGGCCTCGAAGTCTTCGAAGGCATCGCGAAAACCGGCGTCGTCGCGCGTCTGAAGCTGGGCAAGGGTGACCGCGCGATCGGCCTGCGCGCCGACATGGATGCGCTGCCATTGCCCGAGTTGAACACCTTCCCGCACCGCTCGCGCCACGAGGGGCGCATGCACGCCTGCGGGCACGATGGCCATACGGCGATGCTGCTCGGCGCCGCCGAGGCGCTGGTGCGCCTGCATGAGGTGGGGCGCCTGAACGGTTCCGGCAGCGTCTATTTCATCTTCCAGCCGGCCGAGGAGCACGAGGGAGGCGGCCGCGTGATGGTCGAGGAGGGGCTGTTCGAGCGCTTTCCGATGCAGATGGTGTTCGGCCTGCACAACTGGCCGGGGCTGCCGGCGGGCAGCATCGCTGTGATCGAAGGGCCGGTGATGGCGGGCGCAGACCGTTTCGAGATCGTCATCAGCGCCCGCGGCGCACATGCCGCGATGCCGCATCAGGGCAGCGACGCGATCCTGGCCGGCGCCGAACTGGTGCAGGCGGTGCAATCGCTGGTGAGCCGCAGCGTCGATCCGCTCGAGGCTGCCGTGGTCAGCGTCACGCGCTTTCAGGCCGGCCATGCCGACAACATCCTGCCCGAGCAGGCAGTGCTGGGCGGCACGGTGCGCTGCTTCCGCCCAGAGTTGCAGGACACGCTCGAAGCGGGTCTGGAGCGCATCTGCAGCGGCATCGAAGCGATGCACCGTGTGCGCATCGAGCTCAAATACGAACGTGGTTACCCGCCAACGATCAATGCCCCGGAGCCGAGCTTCCTCTGCCGCGAGGTGGCGCGCCAGGTCGTTGGCGGCGAACAGGTGCTGACGCATCTCAAACCAAGCATGGGCGCCGAAGACTTCGCCTACCTGTCACGCGTCGTGCCGGGCTGCTATGTCTGGCTCGGCAACGGGCCCGGCGAGGGCGGCTGCATGCTGCACAGCCCGCACTACGATTTCAATGACGAAATCATCGCCACCGGCATCCGCTACTGGGTGCGGCTGGTGGAGAAGGCGCTGGCGCCGTAA
- a CDS encoding NAD(P)H-hydrate dehydratase, producing MHTAILQAQALRALEAAHADATPSLMERAGACAARIALEMLEGRALILAGPGNNGGDAFVVARLLKEAGHTPVVLFAGDSNKLPADARAAHAAWMECGGQCLADYPVEHFGLIIDGLFGIGLARPIEGPYAEWIERANASGAPILALDTPSGLNALTGQVTGPTIRATRTATFIALKPGLLTGEGPDFCGKLDLCDLGLNVGNGDGQVVTPESFRACLKPRPRNSHKGSFGNVAILGGAPGMAGAALLAGRAALRLGAGRVYLGMLETLAVDVAQPELMLRSPDEAQRLASVLAIGPGLGQSPSAEALLAQAFDGGLPLIIDADGLNLLAKTPQLQRKCAVSPAPTLLTPHPAEAARLLGCLPGAIQADRVKAALELAKRFSAHVALKGCGTVIATPDGRWFINTNGNPGLASAGTGDVLTGMLAALLAQRWPPLEAMLAAVHLHGAAADACVATGDGPVGLTAGELIDPARRILNQWIAESL from the coding sequence ATGCACACCGCAATCCTGCAAGCGCAGGCGCTACGCGCCCTCGAAGCGGCCCATGCCGATGCCACGCCCTCGTTGATGGAACGGGCCGGCGCCTGCGCCGCACGCATCGCGCTGGAAATGCTGGAAGGTCGAGCCCTGATTCTCGCCGGCCCCGGCAACAACGGCGGCGATGCCTTCGTCGTCGCCCGCCTTCTCAAAGAAGCCGGCCACACGCCCGTCGTGCTGTTCGCCGGTGACTCGAACAAACTGCCCGCGGATGCCCGCGCCGCCCATGCCGCCTGGATGGAATGCGGCGGCCAATGCCTTGCCGATTACCCGGTCGAGCATTTCGGCCTGATCATCGACGGGCTGTTCGGCATCGGGCTCGCGCGGCCGATCGAGGGCCCGTATGCGGAATGGATCGAGCGCGCCAATGCCAGCGGCGCCCCGATCCTCGCGCTCGACACACCGAGCGGCCTGAATGCGCTGACCGGCCAGGTCACCGGCCCGACGATCCGCGCGACCCGCACCGCCACCTTCATCGCCCTGAAGCCGGGCTTGCTGACCGGCGAAGGGCCGGATTTTTGCGGCAAACTCGACCTCTGTGACCTCGGCTTAAATGTCGGCAACGGCGACGGCCAAGTCGTCACGCCTGAGTCGTTCCGCGCCTGCCTGAAGCCCCGGCCGCGCAACAGCCACAAGGGCAGCTTCGGCAACGTCGCGATCCTCGGCGGCGCGCCGGGCATGGCTGGCGCCGCGCTGCTCGCCGGCCGTGCCGCACTCAGGCTCGGCGCGGGACGGGTGTATCTCGGCATGCTGGAAACCCTCGCCGTCGATGTCGCCCAGCCGGAGCTGATGCTGCGCTCGCCCGACGAAGCGCAACGCTTGGCCAGCGTGCTCGCGATCGGGCCGGGGCTCGGCCAATCGCCCTCCGCCGAAGCGCTGCTCGCGCAGGCATTCGATGGCGGTTTGCCGCTCATCATCGACGCCGACGGCCTCAATCTGCTGGCCAAGACCCCACAACTGCAACGCAAGTGTGCCGTCTCGCCAGCGCCGACTTTGCTCACCCCGCATCCTGCCGAAGCCGCACGGCTGCTGGGTTGCCTGCCCGGCGCGATCCAGGCCGATCGCGTCAAGGCAGCGCTGGAACTGGCCAAGCGTTTTTCTGCTCACGTCGCACTGAAGGGCTGCGGCACGGTCATCGCCACCCCGGATGGGCGCTGGTTCATCAACACGAACGGCAACCCCGGCCTGGCGAGCGCCGGCACGGGCGACGTGCTCACCGGCATGCTCGCCGCCCTGCTCGCCCAACGCTGGCCGCCGCTCGAAGCCATGCTCGCCGCGGTGCACCTGCACGGCGCGGCGGCGGATGCCTGCGTCGCCACCGGCGATGGTCCCGTCGGGCTGACCGCCGGCGAACTGATCGACCCGGCGCGCCGCATCCTCAACCAATGGATCGCTGAGAGCTTGTGA
- a CDS encoding DMT family transporter — protein MELGEGASTAQRSQQTAQQNFPQALKLAAEHHPFRGMLLMLAAVLCFALLDATAKHLSQTYPVPMLVWARYTLHCLLMLIFLAPSLRWKLVQTKRPLMQVVRALMLVVTTGFAMAAFRHLPLAETTALIFVTPLIVALLAGPFLGEKLRPLHWGASLCGFAGALLIARPDGALNLTGILLVLGAALCYSIYQIQTRLLSPSENTLTLLFYTALVGTLSMTLAAPLYWGGPMPDLRDGLMIAALGIFGGSGHFLLTKAFRLAPATVLSPFLYAQLIWATLLGWLVFDHWPDGATLSGMAIIAASSIVLALTQRR, from the coding sequence ATGGAGTTAGGCGAGGGAGCGAGCACCGCGCAACGCAGCCAGCAGACCGCGCAGCAGAATTTTCCACAAGCGCTGAAGTTGGCTGCTGAACACCACCCTTTCCGCGGCATGCTGTTGATGCTCGCGGCGGTACTCTGTTTCGCGCTGCTCGACGCCACGGCCAAGCATCTGTCGCAGACTTATCCGGTGCCGATGCTGGTCTGGGCGCGTTACACGCTGCATTGCCTGCTGATGCTGATCTTCCTCGCGCCTTCGCTGCGCTGGAAACTGGTGCAGACGAAACGCCCGCTGATGCAGGTGGTGCGCGCCTTGATGCTGGTCGTCACCACCGGTTTCGCGATGGCGGCCTTCCGTCACCTGCCATTGGCGGAAACCACCGCGCTGATCTTCGTCACGCCGCTGATCGTCGCCCTGCTCGCCGGCCCTTTCCTCGGCGAAAAACTGCGACCATTGCACTGGGGCGCGAGCCTGTGCGGCTTCGCCGGCGCACTTCTGATCGCGCGCCCGGACGGTGCGCTCAATCTCACCGGCATCCTGCTGGTGCTGGGTGCGGCGCTGTGCTACAGCATCTACCAGATCCAGACCCGCCTGCTCTCGCCGAGTGAAAACACGCTCACGCTGCTGTTCTACACCGCGCTGGTCGGCACGCTGAGCATGACGCTGGCCGCCCCTCTCTACTGGGGCGGGCCGATGCCGGACCTGCGCGATGGCCTAATGATCGCCGCGCTCGGCATCTTCGGCGGCAGTGGCCATTTCCTGCTCACCAAGGCTTTCCGTCTCGCGCCGGCCACGGTGCTATCGCCCTTTCTCTACGCCCAATTGATCTGGGCGACCCTATTGGGCTGGCTCGTCTTCGATCACTGGCCGGATGGTGCCACCCTCTCCGGCATGGCGATCATCGCGGCATCCAGCATCGTGCTGGCGCTGACGCAAAGACGTTAG
- the nadC gene encoding carboxylating nicotinate-nucleotide diphosphorylase — protein sequence MKKHNPTLAEAIEQNVRAALAEDIGSGDLTARLAPAQRTARGIVITREAAILCGTAWFDACLRQLDPAAQINWLARDGDRIEAGQVLCELEADTRALLTAERSALNFLQLLSGTATQTRRYVEAVAGTRAKIVDTRKTIPGLRLAQKYAVACGGGTNHRLGLYDGILIKENHILAAGGVTAAFQQAQRLAPPDVFIQIEVETLEQLAEALDAGATLILLDNMDLHQMRQAVGLTAGRAQLEASGGVRLETVRAIAETGIDRISIGSLTKDVRAIDLSLRHSEG from the coding sequence ATGAAAAAACACAACCCGACGTTGGCCGAAGCCATCGAACAGAACGTCCGCGCCGCGCTCGCCGAAGACATCGGCAGCGGCGATCTCACCGCCCGGCTGGCGCCCGCACAGCGCACTGCGCGCGGCATCGTCATCACCCGTGAGGCCGCGATCCTCTGCGGCACCGCCTGGTTCGACGCCTGCCTGCGTCAGCTCGACCCGGCCGCCCAGATCAACTGGCTGGCGCGCGACGGTGATCGCATCGAAGCCGGCCAGGTGCTATGCGAGCTGGAAGCCGACACCCGCGCGCTCTTGACCGCAGAGCGCAGCGCGCTCAATTTCCTGCAGCTGCTTTCCGGCACGGCAACGCAAACCCGGCGCTACGTCGAAGCCGTCGCCGGCACGCGCGCCAAGATCGTCGACACGAGGAAGACCATCCCCGGCCTGCGTCTGGCACAGAAATATGCCGTGGCCTGCGGCGGCGGCACCAATCACCGTCTCGGCCTCTATGACGGCATCCTGATCAAGGAAAACCACATCCTCGCCGCCGGCGGCGTGACCGCCGCCTTCCAGCAAGCGCAGCGACTGGCGCCACCCGACGTGTTCATCCAGATCGAGGTCGAGACGCTCGAACAGCTCGCCGAAGCCCTCGATGCCGGCGCGACGCTGATCCTGCTCGACAACATGGATCTGCACCAGATGCGCCAGGCCGTCGGCCTCACGGCCGGCCGCGCCCAGCTCGAAGCCTCCGGCGGCGTGCGTCTCGAAACCGTGCGCGCGATCGCGGAAACCGGCATCGACCGCATCTCGATCGGCAGCCTGACCAAAGACGTGCGCGCGATCGATCTTTCGCTGCGGCACAGCGAAGGCTGA